In Ruania zhangjianzhongii, the following proteins share a genomic window:
- a CDS encoding type II toxin-antitoxin system VapC family toxin, which translates to MRELTAFDADVLIYAATADHPLGIRVAAVFTGARGIVGTGSVLLLTEVLAKPMRQDPTSAETAALIGLLSRLELLPLDDGAARLALSLAVSYGLRATDAAHLATAVAAGADRFLTNNRKDFPRSITEIDVVYPENLPAPTGR; encoded by the coding sequence ATGAGGGAACTCACCGCGTTCGATGCCGACGTGCTGATCTACGCCGCGACTGCGGACCACCCGCTCGGCATCCGCGTTGCCGCGGTGTTCACCGGCGCTCGGGGCATCGTCGGCACGGGGTCGGTGCTGTTGCTCACCGAGGTGCTGGCCAAGCCGATGCGCCAGGACCCGACCTCGGCGGAGACTGCCGCCCTGATCGGCCTGTTGAGTCGCCTGGAGCTGCTTCCACTCGACGACGGCGCAGCACGCCTCGCGCTGTCCCTGGCCGTCTCGTACGGGCTTCGGGCGACGGATGCGGCACACCTGGCCACGGCGGTGGCCGCAGGTGCCGATCGGTTCCTCACCAATAACCGCAAAGACTTTCCCCGCTCGATCACCGAGATCGACGTGGTGTACCCCGAGAACCT